TTGATGCGGTAAACGGTAAAGGAATCGACAAGCTGCGAAGCGCTGGAATTAACGTTATAGAGGGCGTACTTAAGCGGGAAGCTTCTTTTATAAATAGACGTTTTTTTACACGTGTGAGCCAAAGTCGGCCTTATGTAATACTAAAATGGGCTCAAACTGCCAACGGTTACTTTGCTCCGATAGACGGGACCCAACAATGGATATCCGGATCGACTGCAAAAATACTTAGTCATAAATGGCGGAGTGAGGAAGACGCTGTCCTCGTTGGAGCAAATACCGCACGTATAGATAATCCCCAGCTTAACGTTCGGCATTGGGAGGGTAAAAATCCAAAACGTGTAGTTATCGACAAAGATTTGTCACTAGCAGATAACCTTCACCTGTTTGATGGAAGCGTTGAAACACTGGTTTTTAATGCAGTAAGAACCGAATGGCAAGAAAACATCAAATACATAACACTTGAGAACTTTGATTGGTATTTACCTCAGTATATTCTCTATCAGCTACACTTGATGGATATACAATCGCTAATTATTGAAGGCGGGGTAAAAACGCTCCATCTGTTCATAACCGCGGGATTATGGGATGAAGCCCGCGTGTTTAGGGGACCAAACTACTGGGAAAATGGTATTAAAGCTCCTGAGTTAGATAGGATTCCAAAGGATATTCAATTGATAGATAAGGATATACTCACTACTTATTTTAATAACTGATGCATCTGGTATTGTTAAGTGTTTTATGTAGCGTGACAGTTTCTGTCATCATTAAGCTAGCCAGGCGCTATTCGGTTAATACTATTCAGATGATCGCCTGGAACTATCCAGTCGCCGTATTACTGAGCTATTATTATTTAAAGCCAAATTTTGATAACCTTACGTTTGATCAAGCGCCTGTAACAACCTACGTCATATTAGGACTTTTACTCCCTTCGTTATTTGTTATTATAGCGGCCTCTATCCGTTATACGGGTATTGTACGAACGGAAGTAGCTCAGCGCCTATCGCTCTTTATACCGCTGATTGCAGCCTTTTTCATTTTCAACGAACACCCTGCTCCGATTAAACTGTCAGGTGTCATAGTTGGTTTAATTGCCGTTGTGTGTTCTATCAGATGGCACCATACTAATAGCTTATCTGTAAACAAGGTTGGTCGGTTCGGTAGTTGGTTATACCCTTTGATCGTTTTTTTTGGCATGGGTGTAATAGATATTCTATTTAAACATTTAGCACAATACCAAGGAGTATCTTATAAAACATCCATCTTTGTCGTATTTGTACTGTGTACCCTGACTTCTTTTTTGTCCATTGCCTATTTGGGTGTAATAAAAAAAATGCGTTTTTCGCTCTCAGGAACCCTTTGGGGGATCCTGTTGGGCCTGTTTAATTTCGGTAATATTATCTTTTACATGCGTGCACATCAAGCATTGCCAGATAATCCATCAGTGGTGTTTTCGGGGATGAATATAGGGGTAATTATTGTTGGCGCCGTAACAGGAATTTTTTTGTTCGGCGAAAAATTATCTATTTTGAACAAAGTGGGTCTTGTTCTTGCCATTATTTCGGTATTGATCATCAGCCTTTAAACGGCAGTGAAAAAATGTATAATGAATTTATTTGAAGATACTTATCATACAATTGCTAAATCCTCGGAGGGAATTTTTAAAGATAAAGGAAGCAAGTTTTTGGGCTATGCCTATCCTTTTTCCGATATAGACGAACTCAAAAGTATAATGGCCGATTTAAGAGCCATGCACCCTAAGGCTCGGCATCATTGCTGGGCATACCGCCTAACGTCAGATCGTTCAGTATTTAGAGTAAATGACGATGGTGAACCATCTGGCACCGCCGGGAGGCCAATATTGAACACCTTGTTATCAAATGATTTAACCAACGTGGTAGTGGTTGTAGTGCGTTATTTCGGAGGTACACTTTTGGGAGTTCCTGGATTAATCAATGCCTATAAGTCGGCCACACAAGACGCTATAGATAGCGCTGAAATTATAGAAAAAACGGTAAACGATGTCTATCAGATAGACTTCGGGTATGAGCAGATGAACGATGTTATGCGGGTAATAAAGGAAGATACATTACATATATTGAAACAAGATTTTGATATTAACTGTTCAATTACCTTCGAAATAAGGCAGGGGCAAGTAAACCGTAGTATGGAAAAATTGCATAAGATAGAGCGGTTACGGATTAACTATTTAAGAACGATCTAATATTTTTGCCAATGGCGAATTTTTCAGAAACCGATATCATATTAAATGCCGATGGGAGTATTTATCACCTAAACCTTTTACCGGAAGATGTTGCTGATATTATCATAACCGTTGGCGATCCGGAACGTGTTGCCGAAGTAAGCAAGTACTTTGACAGTATTGAGTTAAAGAAGGGCAAACGGGAGTTTATTACACATACCGGTTTCATTGGTAGAAAACGTATCAGTGTGATTTCTACAGGTATAGGAACAGATAATATAGACATTGTATTGAATGAGCTCGATATATTGGTAAATATTGATCTGTCTACAAGAACAACAAAACCAAAGGAGACATTCCGCTCATTACACATTATACGGATAGGAACTTCAGGTGCGGTACAGCCTAATATTCCTGTGGGTACGCTATTGGCTTCTACTTATGGTTTGGGCTTTGATAATTTAATGTGTTTTTATTCAGCAGACAAGAAGGGCCTAAATGATGGCTTACATCAAGCAAGTATTGATCACTTCAGCAATATTGGTATTCGTCCTTATATTACTTCAGCGAGCGGCTTGCTTCTGGAGAAGCTCGCATACGATCTGCCTAAGGGGATCACCTTAACATCTCCGGGTTTTTATGCACCGCAAGGTAGGTCGACCAGAGCTCATCAAGTACGGGTTGATTTGCTGGAACGGATCAATTCTTTTCGCTATCATGGGCGACAAATCACCAATTTGGAAATGGAAACAGCTGGAATTTATGCTTTGGCCAAATTATTGGGGCATCAGGCGGTTTCTATAAATGCTATTTTGGCTAGTAGGGTTAATCATACCTTCAGTCAACACCCTTCTGCTACTATTGAAAAAGCCATACAATTGGTGTTGGAAAGGATTTAGTTAGCTACCTCAAACAGCCTTTATATTTTCCAATTGATTTTTATTCGTCGAAAGCGGCAAAAGACATAAAAAAGTAGTATTTTAACCAAAAACTTGTTATGTGCAAGTGCCCGATTTATAAGCAACGTATTGAGATAAATGATGATCTTCACAAAAAAAAATTACTGTTTTTTAATCTTAGGTTACTTTTTCATGGCTACGCAACTTTCGGCGCAAAATTACCAGGCTAATTGGCAGTCTATTGATCAGCGCGTTACACCTTCTTGGTGGAGCGACGCTAAGTTCGGTATCTTTATCCATTGGGGGCCTTATTCTGTTCCGGCTTATGCGCCTATTGACGAGGTCGACGGTGTATACGAAAAATACGCAGAGCACTATGAAAACCGTTTGTTAACAAAAAACAAGTTGTTCACTGATTATCACCGAAAAATTTATGGCGACAACTTTACCTATCAAGACTTCGCTCCTCTTTTCAGAGCAGAAAATTTTGATCCTACCAGCTGGGCAAGCTTGTTTAAGCGGGCTGGTGCAAAATATGTTGTATTGACTTCCAAGCATCATGATGGTTTTTGCTTATGGCCCAGTAAATACAGTCCTAAGTGGAATAGTGTTGATATTGGAGCTCATCGGGATTTGGCCGGTGAGTTAAGTACAGCAGTAAAGAAGGCTGGTTTGGAAATGGGTTTCTACTACTCGCTGCTGGAGTGGAACCATCCATTATACACAAAAGAGACCATTAATAACTGGGTAGACGAACATATGATTCCACAAATGAAAGAACTGGTTACAGCCTATAAACCAGCTATAATTTTTTCCGATGGAGAATGGGACTATCCAAGTGATACACTAAAAAGCACTAGCTTCTTAACATGGTTATATAATGAGTCACCGGTGAAGGAAAAAGTAGTGGTAAACGATCGCTGGGGTAAGGAAACACGAAGCAAACATGGCGACTATTATACCACAGAATACGATTTGGTACATGATAAGGAAGGTATAGGCGAACAGGCGAGCCATCCATGGGAAGAAAGTAGAGGTATTGGTACTTCTTATGGTTATAATCGTTTCGAAACAACGGCTCATTATTTCAGTTCTAAGCAGTTAATCGACCTACTGATAGATAAAGTGAGTAATGGTGGAAACTTGCTATTAAATGTTGGCCCTAAAGCCGATGGAATGATTCCAGTTATTATGCAGGAACGCCTGCTGGCCATTGGAAAATGGTTGGACGTAAATGGAGATGCTATCTACGGTACACAGGTATGGGAAGATAAGCCTGCTACTATGAAAGAAGATCAAATTTATTATACCAAGAAAGGCGATGCCCTATATGTGATCTGTACGGCCTGGACGGATAAACCTATTACTGTTTCTACTAATTCGGCGAAAAAAGTTAAAGTTAGTTTGTTAGGCTCGTCTATAGATGTGAAGGTTGAGCAATTGCAAGATAAACTGACTATTACACCTCCTCAAATTCATCCGGGGAACATGCCCTGCGAACATGCTTGGGTGTACAAAGTGGAAAACGCCATGTAAGGAGATGGTTTTTTCAATAATCGACAGGTAGTTTTTTCATAAATTCTGCTAAAGGCACATGATCTTTTATTTGAAAAGGAGTTTGCGTATCACGCAGCTTCTTTATTCTAGACACTCTGAAATCCCTATACTCGTTTCGGAGGTGACACCAGGCCATGACATGCCAACTAAAAGCATAAAAAATTAAACCGATTGCTTCTATTTGTCTACAGCTAAGCTCGCCACTTTCTTTTTGGTAATCCATGGCCAATATAGACTTGTTAGCAATGGCATTTTGTATGACAGAGAGATATTCGAAATCATTATTCAGTCGATCAGGTATTTGAAATTTTATGTTATCATTTAAAAACTCAAGTTGCTCTTTTTGGGTGCTTTTCATGACATTCTTCACCTTATTAAGCGCAGAGATATAGTGTTTCTGTATAGAACGATCGGCAAAACTGGTAATAAGTCTTTCCATTAATATTAAAGCATTTGCCTCTTCATTATTGAAAGAAACAGGAGGTAAGAAATATCCTTGTACAATAAAATAACCTTTGCTGGGCTCAAAACTTAACGGAATACCCTGCTCTGTAATGGCTCGTATATCACGGTAAACTGTACGGGTGCTGATTTCAAATTTTTCTGCAATAGTTTCTACATCGACATACCTGCGTGACTGAAGAAGCGTTACAATCCCAAATAGCCGGTCAATTCTGTTCATAGCGCTAGTTTTGACTGACTAATATAGTTTTTTTACCCTTCTATACCTTGTTTTTTTACAATTTAGTGCCGAACATGGTAAAAATAAAACAACAATAACCTAATTAAGGTCATTGTTGCTGTTTTTTTGATGGGTCAACGGTGGCGCTTTACAGTAGGCTTTAAGCTTCCTTTATCAATTGAATGTTGCTTACCAATTTGATCTCTTCACCAAGTGCTAACCCTCCGGTTTCTGTTAATGCATTGTATGTTAAGCCGAATTCTTTTCGATTGATTTTGCCAGTAATCTCAAATCCGGCTTTTGTATTGCCGTAAGCATCTTTTTCAATACCTCCAAATTCTGCTTTTAATTTGATGGGTTTGGTAGTACCTCGCATAGTTAAATCACCAAGTAACTCAAACTCATCATCACTGACCCTATTCCATGAAGCCGATGAGAATATGATTTCGGGGTAACTGTCCGCATCGAAAAAATCTCCCGTCCTTAAATGGTTATCTCGGTCTTCATTTTTTGTATCGATACTTTTTACTGCAATTTTAAAAGTAGCATTTACATTTTCAAAATCGTCGCCAGCAACAGACGCAGTGCCTTCAAACTGGTTAAAAGCGCCTGTGACCGTTGAAATCACGAG
This Olivibacter sp. SDN3 DNA region includes the following protein-coding sequences:
- the ribD gene encoding bifunctional diaminohydroxyphosphoribosylaminopyrimidine deaminase/5-amino-6-(5-phosphoribosylamino)uracil reductase RibD codes for the protein MPNHERYMQRCIQLAQLGQGFVSPNPIVGALLVHQDKIIGEGWHRQYGKAHAEPNAINEVFEKYDHAAELLKESTLYVTLEPCAHQGKTPPCADLIIKHGIPRVVVACRDPFDAVNGKGIDKLRSAGINVIEGVLKREASFINRRFFTRVSQSRPYVILKWAQTANGYFAPIDGTQQWISGSTAKILSHKWRSEEDAVLVGANTARIDNPQLNVRHWEGKNPKRVVIDKDLSLADNLHLFDGSVETLVFNAVRTEWQENIKYITLENFDWYLPQYILYQLHLMDIQSLIIEGGVKTLHLFITAGLWDEARVFRGPNYWENGIKAPELDRIPKDIQLIDKDILTTYFNN
- a CDS encoding EamA family transporter produces the protein MHLVLLSVLCSVTVSVIIKLARRYSVNTIQMIAWNYPVAVLLSYYYLKPNFDNLTFDQAPVTTYVILGLLLPSLFVIIAASIRYTGIVRTEVAQRLSLFIPLIAAFFIFNEHPAPIKLSGVIVGLIAVVCSIRWHHTNSLSVNKVGRFGSWLYPLIVFFGMGVIDILFKHLAQYQGVSYKTSIFVVFVLCTLTSFLSIAYLGVIKKMRFSLSGTLWGILLGLFNFGNIIFYMRAHQALPDNPSVVFSGMNIGVIIVGAVTGIFLFGEKLSILNKVGLVLAIISVLIISL
- a CDS encoding YigZ family protein, with translation MNLFEDTYHTIAKSSEGIFKDKGSKFLGYAYPFSDIDELKSIMADLRAMHPKARHHCWAYRLTSDRSVFRVNDDGEPSGTAGRPILNTLLSNDLTNVVVVVVRYFGGTLLGVPGLINAYKSATQDAIDSAEIIEKTVNDVYQIDFGYEQMNDVMRVIKEDTLHILKQDFDINCSITFEIRQGQVNRSMEKLHKIERLRINYLRTI
- a CDS encoding nucleoside phosphorylase, with translation MANFSETDIILNADGSIYHLNLLPEDVADIIITVGDPERVAEVSKYFDSIELKKGKREFITHTGFIGRKRISVISTGIGTDNIDIVLNELDILVNIDLSTRTTKPKETFRSLHIIRIGTSGAVQPNIPVGTLLASTYGLGFDNLMCFYSADKKGLNDGLHQASIDHFSNIGIRPYITSASGLLLEKLAYDLPKGITLTSPGFYAPQGRSTRAHQVRVDLLERINSFRYHGRQITNLEMETAGIYALAKLLGHQAVSINAILASRVNHTFSQHPSATIEKAIQLVLERI
- a CDS encoding alpha-L-fucosidase; this encodes MATQLSAQNYQANWQSIDQRVTPSWWSDAKFGIFIHWGPYSVPAYAPIDEVDGVYEKYAEHYENRLLTKNKLFTDYHRKIYGDNFTYQDFAPLFRAENFDPTSWASLFKRAGAKYVVLTSKHHDGFCLWPSKYSPKWNSVDIGAHRDLAGELSTAVKKAGLEMGFYYSLLEWNHPLYTKETINNWVDEHMIPQMKELVTAYKPAIIFSDGEWDYPSDTLKSTSFLTWLYNESPVKEKVVVNDRWGKETRSKHGDYYTTEYDLVHDKEGIGEQASHPWEESRGIGTSYGYNRFETTAHYFSSKQLIDLLIDKVSNGGNLLLNVGPKADGMIPVIMQERLLAIGKWLDVNGDAIYGTQVWEDKPATMKEDQIYYTKKGDALYVICTAWTDKPITVSTNSAKKVKVSLLGSSIDVKVEQLQDKLTITPPQIHPGNMPCEHAWVYKVENAM
- a CDS encoding YafY family protein, whose protein sequence is MNRIDRLFGIVTLLQSRRYVDVETIAEKFEISTRTVYRDIRAITEQGIPLSFEPSKGYFIVQGYFLPPVSFNNEEANALILMERLITSFADRSIQKHYISALNKVKNVMKSTQKEQLEFLNDNIKFQIPDRLNNDFEYLSVIQNAIANKSILAMDYQKESGELSCRQIEAIGLIFYAFSWHVMAWCHLRNEYRDFRVSRIKKLRDTQTPFQIKDHVPLAEFMKKLPVDY
- a CDS encoding YceI family protein; this translates as MATTTWTVDPTHSDVQFRIKHLVISTVTGAFNQFEGTASVAGDDFENVNATFKIAVKSIDTKNEDRDNHLRTGDFFDADSYPEIIFSSASWNRVSDDEFELLGDLTMRGTTKPIKLKAEFGGIEKDAYGNTKAGFEITGKINRKEFGLTYNALTETGGLALGEEIKLVSNIQLIKEA